In Candidatus Nitrosarchaeum limnium SFB1, the following proteins share a genomic window:
- a CDS encoding AbrB family transcription regulator: protein MSVQENEVLVKITSAGTISIPKQFRKYMDIQKGEYVKLILGKDRLIVRKIIIS, encoded by the coding sequence ATGTCTGTACAAGAAAATGAGGTTTTGGTAAAAATCACTTCTGCAGGAACAATTTCCATCCCAAAACAGTTTCGAAAGTATATGGATATTCAAAAGGGAGAATATGTTAAATTGATTTTGGGAAAGGATAGACTAATCGTAAGGAAGATAATAATTTCTTAA
- a CDS encoding hypothetical protein (hypothetical protein Nmar_0004), giving the protein MNITIFTLLVLLAFSGFFFSDSFAIITPYSAFTLEGSGYAVTENMIKISNIDLTLSTQQLSGSSVRSLVEEGLITLDGENFLATDLKTTILRQGQYIRIDGIAENTSGDQTTIKFFGRLIEESKNASIYGFTGRITMDNNNYKIIYTAKLSELTKINITPSESKTTDQKTIIHILKGASTQGVGSTIGQYGGSQGTELKLFSQDRISIKPGTTITIVNDDTVTHSIQSGKDTGDRYNRFVSDGRISTGDILPSKSVNITFENAGFYRLYDPNYQWMDIVAYVFPNVDNSVNLGQSAKPKN; this is encoded by the coding sequence ATGAATATTACCATTTTTACTCTTTTAGTATTACTTGCTTTTTCAGGATTCTTTTTCAGTGATTCTTTTGCAATAATTACTCCATACAGTGCTTTTACTTTAGAAGGTTCTGGTTACGCAGTAACAGAAAATATGATAAAAATTTCTAATATTGATTTAACATTATCTACACAACAACTATCTGGAAGTAGTGTCAGATCCTTAGTTGAAGAAGGACTCATTACTTTAGATGGAGAAAATTTTCTAGCTACTGACTTAAAGACAACAATACTACGTCAAGGCCAATACATTAGAATTGATGGAATTGCAGAAAATACTTCAGGTGATCAAACAACGATTAAATTTTTTGGACGACTAATTGAAGAAAGTAAAAATGCATCAATTTATGGATTCACTGGAAGAATTACAATGGATAATAATAATTATAAAATAATATACACCGCAAAACTTTCTGAACTAACAAAAATCAATATTACTCCATCAGAATCTAAAACAACAGATCAAAAAACTATAATTCATATTCTTAAAGGTGCATCAACCCAAGGTGTAGGTTCAACTATAGGTCAATATGGCGGTTCACAAGGGACAGAATTAAAATTATTTTCACAAGATAGAATTTCAATCAAACCAGGAACAACAATAACTATTGTAAACGATGATACAGTAACGCATAGTATTCAAAGTGGAAAAGATACTGGTGATCGTTATAATAGATTTGTTTCTGATGGTAGAATCTCAACTGGAGACATTTTACCAAGTAAATCTGTAAACATTACATTTGAAAATGCGGGATTTTACAGATTATATGATCCAAATTATCAATGGATGGACATTGTAGCTTATGTATTTCCAAATGTAGATAACAGTGTTAATCTTGGACAATCAGCTAAACCTAAAAATTAG
- a CDS encoding hypothetical protein (hypothetical protein Nmar_1799): MAKKRIRIDMEDADGARYDIKLEGNVTREKVLKIFEMMDLMNIEEEQETTNMDSIGSKIWHIVDKFFPMGKFTSTNILEKYEDEYNEPVKLSIISTYLSRFSTKGKIDRIRTGREWTYQTIKLSQKHQ; this comes from the coding sequence ATGGCAAAAAAACGTATTCGTATTGATATGGAGGATGCAGATGGAGCACGATATGATATAAAATTAGAAGGTAATGTTACCCGTGAGAAGGTTCTTAAAATTTTTGAAATGATGGACTTAATGAATATAGAAGAAGAACAAGAAACCACCAATATGGATTCAATAGGCTCAAAAATATGGCATATTGTCGATAAATTCTTCCCAATGGGAAAATTCACATCTACAAACATACTGGAAAAATATGAAGATGAGTATAACGAGCCTGTAAAACTTAGTATAATCTCAACATATCTATCCAGATTTTCTACTAAAGGTAAGATAGATAGGATTAGAACTGGACGAGAATGGACCTATCAAACCATTAAACTAAGTCAAAAACACCAATAA
- a CDS encoding precorrin-6y C5,15-methyltransferase (decarboxylating), CbiE subunit, with translation MRKIYAVGVGPGSPRYVTRIVREVIQNCDVVIGYKYTLKTIEDLLAGKEIHEITMNNQEESYQKILLELGDRSLVIPFTGDVNFSESEVVDRLIEIFGEVEIIPGISSIQVAASKARVPLDKSKIITLHVTTSIEEKKLELQKALIDGYSVILVPRPWPKQPDKHFMPSEIAIYLKNNGFNTKNMKVHVFEALTTENETNFVGTVKDLEGKEFSDLSVMVFNQSILDSYMNYKWQWKN, from the coding sequence TTGAGAAAAATTTATGCTGTAGGTGTTGGACCTGGTTCTCCTAGATATGTCACCAGAATTGTAAGAGAAGTAATACAGAATTGTGATGTTGTAATTGGTTACAAATACACATTAAAAACAATAGAAGATTTACTAGCAGGAAAAGAAATTCATGAAATTACTATGAATAATCAAGAAGAGTCATATCAAAAAATTCTCTTAGAATTAGGAGATCGCTCTTTAGTTATTCCATTTACTGGCGATGTAAATTTTTCAGAATCAGAGGTTGTAGATAGATTAATTGAAATTTTTGGTGAGGTTGAAATAATTCCAGGGATTAGTTCAATTCAAGTTGCTGCATCAAAAGCAAGGGTACCACTTGATAAATCCAAAATAATTACATTGCATGTAACAACTTCAATTGAAGAAAAGAAATTAGAATTGCAAAAAGCCTTGATTGATGGATATAGTGTAATTTTAGTTCCAAGACCATGGCCTAAACAACCGGATAAACATTTTATGCCATCAGAAATTGCAATTTATCTGAAAAATAATGGGTTTAATACAAAAAATATGAAGGTTCATGTCTTTGAAGCACTAACTACTGAAAATGAAACCAATTTTGTAGGAACAGTAAAAGATTTGGAAGGAAAAGAATTTTCAGATTTATCTGTGATGGTTTTTAATCAATCCATCTTGGATTCATATATGAATTACAAGTGGCAGTGGAAAAACTAA
- a CDS encoding hypothetical protein (hypothetical protein Nmar_0003) — MGLFSIIFQLGSMSQVSKEEANAFMIEFEKLVKDIDAIGIFLHNLSMSLPMFIPGFGVVWGLFSAWSTGFAFSAITTISPEIAKIPPLTLLFLSPFGIMELTAYSIATSRSFMLIKAIYKKTNLIPFLKPTAIEISIVTGLLLTGGYLEDYMIKLIQEKNLVLPIF, encoded by the coding sequence ATGGGATTATTTTCTATAATTTTTCAACTAGGCTCTATGTCTCAAGTCAGTAAAGAAGAAGCAAATGCATTCATGATTGAATTTGAAAAATTAGTTAAAGATATTGATGCAATAGGAATATTCCTTCATAATTTATCTATGTCATTACCAATGTTTATCCCAGGATTTGGAGTTGTTTGGGGATTGTTTTCAGCCTGGTCAACAGGATTTGCCTTTTCAGCAATAACTACAATCTCACCTGAAATAGCAAAAATTCCACCTCTTACACTACTTTTTCTCTCACCATTTGGAATAATGGAACTTACTGCATATTCAATAGCAACATCTAGGAGTTTTATGTTGATTAAAGCAATTTATAAAAAAACCAATCTAATCCCTTTTCTTAAACCGACAGCCATAGAAATCAGTATTGTAACTGGACTTCTTTTAACAGGAGGATATTTGGAAGATTATATGATCAAATTAATTCAAGAAAAAAATCTAGTTTTACCTATTTTTTAA
- a CDS encoding cell division control protein 6 family protein has protein sequence MSDPIDRLLDAAESGKSIIKNRDILHFTYIPNIIQHRNSEQEQVTQSLLPILKHSRPSNLLVYGKPGTGKTLVVKKVLNKIQDRVEKSKFPIKLVYSNSKEETTLYGLLVSFGRQLGMTDKELPGTGLAISEVFKRILNNIDESKINAIFVIDEIDYLAQLVSKTGKDILYQLTRANERLKQGSLTLVGISNDLTFKEKLDPRVISSLGEEEVVFTNYNVEQIKKILEERIKEAFIPNSVEDPALNLCAALAGGEHGDARRAIDLIRVAGEIAERQQSDKVTQEHVREASLKIEENKEETSLKSYPLHEKLVILAIMKAGGSSTGEIYSSYKGLCKVVGREELTQRRITQMLSEIELSGIISGRLVHQGIHGRTKKYKLTISTEMIKKTFKDDLTLQDIV, from the coding sequence ATGTCTGATCCAATTGATAGATTACTCGATGCAGCTGAATCAGGAAAATCAATAATTAAAAACAGAGACATACTTCATTTTACTTATATTCCTAATATTATACAACATAGAAACTCTGAACAAGAACAAGTAACTCAATCATTATTACCAATCTTAAAACATTCACGACCATCAAACTTGTTAGTTTATGGTAAACCAGGAACAGGAAAAACCCTAGTAGTAAAAAAAGTACTAAATAAAATTCAAGATAGGGTAGAAAAATCAAAATTTCCAATAAAATTAGTATATTCAAATTCTAAAGAGGAAACAACACTCTATGGATTACTGGTGAGTTTTGGGAGACAGTTGGGCATGACTGATAAAGAATTACCAGGCACAGGTTTAGCAATTAGTGAAGTTTTCAAAAGAATATTAAATAATATTGATGAATCAAAAATTAACGCAATTTTTGTCATTGATGAAATAGACTACCTTGCTCAACTAGTATCTAAAACAGGTAAAGATATTCTATACCAACTAACCCGAGCAAACGAACGTCTAAAACAAGGATCATTAACCTTAGTAGGGATATCAAATGACCTAACATTCAAAGAAAAACTAGATCCTAGAGTGATTAGTAGTCTAGGTGAAGAAGAGGTGGTTTTTACTAATTATAATGTAGAACAAATTAAAAAAATCTTAGAGGAGAGAATCAAAGAAGCATTCATTCCCAATTCTGTTGAAGATCCAGCCTTAAACCTCTGTGCAGCCTTAGCTGGAGGGGAACATGGTGACGCTAGAAGAGCCATTGATCTTATTAGAGTTGCAGGAGAAATTGCTGAAAGACAACAGTCAGACAAAGTCACCCAAGAACATGTTAGAGAGGCATCATTGAAAATTGAAGAAAATAAAGAAGAAACATCGTTGAAATCATATCCACTTCATGAAAAACTCGTCATTCTTGCAATTATGAAAGCAGGAGGATCCTCCACAGGTGAGATTTATTCATCTTACAAAGGATTGTGTAAAGTAGTTGGACGTGAAGAGTTAACCCAAAGACGGATTACCCAAATGCTTAGTGAAATTGAATTATCTGGTATAATCTCTGGAAGATTAGTACATCAAGGAATTCATGGTAGAACAAAAAAATACAAACTTACAATCTCAACTGAAATGATAAAAAAAACTTTCAAAGACGATTTAACTTTACAAGATATTGTTTAA
- a CDS encoding heat shock protein HSP20, which produces MTMFDDEFDRIFKRMSSSFFDIDDIFEEFKGNGSTSGPFYYGYTMTVGPNGKPVVKEYGNVKPGLLPSADTREPIVDAIVDEKEKLVKLVAEIPGVEKTDVKILVQDKIVDISAEHGEKKYHARVPIKYKVDENSAKASYKNGILELVFKLIEDEKPKGKKVEVE; this is translated from the coding sequence ATGACAATGTTTGATGATGAATTTGATAGGATCTTCAAAAGAATGTCAAGCTCATTTTTTGATATAGATGACATTTTTGAAGAATTCAAGGGAAACGGTTCCACATCTGGTCCATTTTATTATGGTTATACAATGACTGTTGGTCCAAATGGAAAACCTGTGGTAAAAGAATATGGAAATGTAAAACCTGGACTGCTTCCATCAGCTGATACAAGAGAACCAATTGTGGATGCAATTGTAGATGAAAAAGAAAAACTAGTAAAACTTGTAGCTGAAATACCAGGAGTTGAAAAAACAGATGTAAAAATTCTTGTGCAAGACAAGATAGTAGATATTTCTGCAGAACATGGTGAAAAGAAATATCATGCAAGAGTTCCAATCAAATACAAAGTTGATGAGAATTCTGCAAAAGCTTCATACAAAAATGGAATTCTTGAATTAGTTTTCAAACTGATTGAAGATGAAAAGCCAAAAGGCAAAAAAGTGGAGGTTGAATAA
- a CDS encoding hypothetical protein (hypothetical protein Nmar_1797): MLIEIPDPEVILVVIASFVIGLVGLYSYYKVRPFIKIKGDVIDSSQLERLEYYERQLIDMKIRLDSIEMQGLEQKIEEPNLELKQFLEKLTKNQQVVEKPIEPIKTEVSSKVESLSTNRMPNLDHNNAVDYVLHLITDKAMTSRDIQITLKRSREHTSRLMKKLFDDGYVKRNTSSKPYTYSITEKGKEKIKTLQTNSIIA; encoded by the coding sequence AAATTCCTGATCCTGAAGTGATTTTAGTTGTGATAGCATCATTTGTTATAGGTTTGGTTGGTTTGTATTCATACTATAAAGTACGTCCATTCATCAAAATTAAAGGTGATGTGATTGATTCATCACAATTAGAGCGTTTAGAATACTATGAAAGACAATTAATTGATATGAAAATACGCCTAGATTCAATAGAAATGCAGGGTTTGGAGCAAAAAATTGAAGAACCAAACCTAGAATTAAAGCAATTTTTAGAAAAATTAACTAAAAATCAACAGGTGGTAGAAAAACCAATTGAGCCCATAAAAACAGAGGTTAGTAGTAAAGTAGAGTCTTTATCTACTAATCGTATGCCTAATTTAGACCACAATAATGCAGTAGATTATGTGTTGCATCTAATCACAGACAAAGCTATGACATCACGTGACATACAAATCACATTAAAACGAAGTAGAGAACACACATCAAGGTTAATGAAGAAATTATTTGATGATGGTTATGTTAAACGAAATACAAGTTCAAAACCATATACCTATTCAATTACAGAAAAAGGAAAAGAAAAAATTAAGACATTACAAACTAATTCTATAATAGCATAA
- a CDS encoding FAD-dependent pyridine nucleotide-disulfide oxidoreductase translates to MISEDNFLLFTPMLPQVASGMIETRHIVMPIREICKKTKFYEGRVKNVDPFGKLVTLWGTADKRGISIHYDYLVVALGSETNFFGMADVEKNAYTMKTLNDAVVLRNRAIDMLEQAENETDVILRDSFLTFVVVGGGFAGIETAGELLDLLLDARKHYHTIRKEDIRVIVLEALPMILPGFNEKLAKFSKEKLIERGIDIRLKTAVTSFDGIEVNVKSLDENVKDSIDKNEIDSIRTKTLIWTAGVTPVNTIKRSMLKTDKGKVIVNDFLEVTEFPGVFAIGDCALFMDPQTNRPYAPTAQLAEAQAKIAAYNLKALIKNFEKKKFVYHSKGQMAIIGKRTGIATFLGMNISGFLAWLIWRNVYLSKVALPNKKFRIFLDWIIDILFDRDISRLKLMKRETEKEYKVLDEVDDVW, encoded by the coding sequence ATGATTAGTGAAGATAATTTTCTATTGTTTACTCCAATGTTGCCTCAAGTTGCATCAGGTATGATAGAAACAAGACATATTGTAATGCCAATTAGAGAAATTTGTAAAAAGACAAAATTCTATGAGGGTAGAGTAAAGAATGTTGATCCGTTTGGTAAACTGGTAACGTTGTGGGGTACGGCAGACAAAAGAGGAATTTCAATTCATTATGATTATTTGGTAGTTGCATTAGGTAGTGAAACGAATTTTTTTGGAATGGCAGATGTTGAAAAAAATGCGTATACAATGAAGACGCTAAATGATGCAGTAGTATTAAGAAATAGAGCAATAGATATGCTTGAACAAGCTGAAAATGAGACAGATGTTATTCTTAGAGATAGTTTTTTGACATTTGTTGTTGTAGGAGGAGGTTTTGCAGGAATTGAAACTGCAGGAGAATTGTTGGATCTGTTATTAGATGCAAGAAAACACTATCATACAATTCGCAAAGAGGATATTCGAGTAATAGTTTTAGAAGCACTTCCAATGATACTTCCTGGTTTTAATGAAAAATTAGCTAAATTTTCAAAAGAAAAGCTGATAGAGAGAGGAATCGACATTAGATTAAAGACGGCAGTAACAAGCTTTGATGGAATAGAAGTAAATGTAAAATCATTAGATGAAAATGTAAAAGATTCTATTGATAAAAATGAAATAGATTCGATTAGAACAAAAACATTGATTTGGACTGCAGGAGTTACACCAGTTAATACAATAAAAAGATCAATGCTGAAAACAGACAAAGGTAAAGTTATTGTAAATGATTTTCTTGAAGTTACAGAGTTTCCTGGGGTTTTTGCAATTGGAGATTGTGCTTTGTTTATGGATCCACAAACAAATAGGCCGTATGCACCTACTGCACAATTAGCAGAAGCACAAGCAAAAATTGCTGCATATAACCTAAAAGCTTTAATTAAAAACTTTGAAAAGAAAAAATTCGTATATCATTCAAAGGGGCAAATGGCAATTATTGGAAAAAGAACAGGTATTGCAACATTTTTAGGAATGAATATTTCAGGATTTTTAGCTTGGCTTATTTGGAGAAATGTCTACCTTTCAAAAGTTGCGTTACCAAATAAAAAATTCAGAATTTTCTTAGATTGGATAATTGATATATTATTTGATAGAGATATCTCAAGACTAAAACTTATGAAACGTGAGACAGAAAAAGAATACAAAGTTCTTGATGAAGTTGATGATGTTTGGTAA
- a CDS encoding hypothetical protein (hypothetical protein Nmar_0009), whose product MRTAGMSIPELVREIVTRNRSIYDCMKMDLINYTALAVKIQPEIEKILGSSVNLNTVVVAIKRFADSFENKDAIKEESVLKNARLALTDGIMDIKFSINDSAGMDPMSILDKFSKITNNYEFFRLSDSFRFLTEDVESIREIFENMPNRENMFSTGLAKIRISIPTNSNQSDVVSYVAEILHENGIELVNAYFSQDSIIIILNEKDASRAYEILRSDIVRIE is encoded by the coding sequence ATGAGAACAGCTGGTATGTCCATTCCAGAATTGGTCAGAGAGATTGTTACAAGAAATCGTTCAATTTATGATTGTATGAAAATGGATCTGATTAATTATACAGCATTAGCAGTAAAGATTCAACCAGAAATTGAAAAAATTTTGGGTAGTTCTGTGAATCTCAATACTGTTGTAGTTGCCATTAAACGATTTGCGGATTCATTTGAAAACAAAGATGCAATCAAAGAAGAATCTGTTTTAAAAAATGCAAGACTTGCTTTGACCGATGGAATTATGGATATTAAATTTTCAATAAATGATTCTGCAGGAATGGATCCTATGTCAATTTTGGATAAATTTTCAAAAATTACCAATAATTATGAGTTTTTTAGATTATCAGATTCTTTTAGATTTCTTACAGAAGATGTGGAAAGTATTAGGGAGATATTTGAAAATATGCCTAATAGAGAAAATATGTTTAGTACTGGTCTTGCAAAAATTAGGATTTCAATTCCAACAAATTCAAATCAATCAGATGTGGTATCATATGTTGCAGAAATTCTTCATGAAAATGGAATTGAGTTAGTTAATGCATATTTCAGTCAGGATAGTATTATAATAATTCTAAATGAAAAGGATGCTTCTAGGGCATATGAAATCCTTCGTTCTGATATAGTTAGAATTGAATAA
- a CDS encoding hypothetical protein (hypothetical protein Nmar_0006) codes for MQPDEKIQAHLVSVWRESKKFLSIGGKEGMLILTDRHLMFIHKTQAKMKWWQAIRQRQVINFLKSKNTMIRHDGYNESNLIEDMENEKNTQLSFDDILNITHEEKEWGSILVLEYEKEGKLQKYQYSIAQDWVKYPAKEPTKYMKVDWEPFVQYIKDRQKFTK; via the coding sequence ATGCAGCCTGATGAAAAAATTCAAGCTCATTTGGTTTCTGTATGGAGAGAATCTAAAAAATTCTTATCAATAGGTGGAAAAGAAGGAATGTTGATTCTAACCGATAGACACCTAATGTTTATCCATAAAACACAAGCCAAAATGAAATGGTGGCAAGCAATTAGACAAAGACAAGTCATTAATTTTTTAAAATCAAAAAACACAATGATCCGTCATGATGGATATAATGAAAGTAATCTTATTGAAGATATGGAAAATGAAAAAAACACACAGTTATCATTTGATGATATTTTGAATATTACTCATGAAGAAAAGGAGTGGGGGAGTATCTTAGTTTTAGAATATGAAAAAGAGGGAAAACTACAAAAATATCAATATTCTATTGCACAAGATTGGGTCAAGTATCCAGCTAAAGAGCCTACAAAGTACATGAAAGTAGATTGGGAGCCTTTTGTGCAATATATTAAAGACAGGCAAAAATTTACAAAGTAA
- a CDS encoding DNA polymerase II small subunit, whose amino-acid sequence MMKKELTLALNYALNKGFQIHPNAFKFLENVDVKKLEKIIKEIVREKTKQKLFQINQDDLEVYLGIKEDQTLQNDHKITFDPTLKITTSEGVKGYNALFASRFSKLKRIISDRPESRMLKTITSVKSAKSDDDVYVCGLVTSRITERNITKLVLEDPSGLFEGIVFDTELQKVAGSLLNDQFIMARIGVGKNSGYIIKDLISPDIPDQATNRSETETYAVFLSDLHIGSKYFMEEEFTEFVSWLSSPDPIARKIRFVLIGGDLVDGVGIYPNQDKELVCQTIEEQLKKVEELIDRVPNYIKIFIMPGNHDPGRRALPQPAIPKKYNSGLWERENVFMVGNPAVVSLNGVKVMMFHGQSIDDIVKTTPGLSYDKPTNVMKHLLRARHLSPIYGSQTPIAPEIEDLMVIDEIPDIFHVGHVHRAELDMYKGILLINSGSWQKQTPFQASVGMTPNPGIALMVNLKTFKVYHENYNSNKLNNIL is encoded by the coding sequence ATGATGAAAAAGGAGCTTACTTTAGCCTTGAATTATGCTTTGAATAAAGGGTTTCAAATTCATCCTAATGCATTCAAATTTTTAGAAAATGTTGATGTTAAAAAACTAGAAAAAATTATCAAGGAAATTGTTCGTGAGAAAACAAAACAAAAATTATTTCAAATTAATCAAGATGATTTAGAGGTTTATTTAGGAATTAAAGAGGATCAAACTTTACAAAATGACCATAAGATAACATTTGATCCAACTTTAAAAATCACTACGAGTGAGGGGGTAAAAGGGTATAATGCACTTTTTGCAAGTCGTTTTAGTAAATTAAAAAGAATAATCTCAGATAGGCCAGAATCAAGAATGTTAAAAACAATCACTTCTGTCAAATCTGCAAAAAGTGATGATGATGTGTACGTCTGTGGACTTGTAACATCTAGAATTACTGAGAGAAATATTACAAAATTAGTATTAGAAGATCCTTCTGGTTTATTCGAAGGTATTGTTTTTGATACTGAATTACAGAAAGTGGCTGGTTCATTGTTAAATGATCAGTTCATTATGGCACGAATTGGTGTGGGAAAAAATTCAGGTTATATCATTAAAGATTTGATTTCGCCTGATATCCCTGATCAAGCCACAAATAGGTCTGAAACTGAAACATATGCAGTTTTTCTTTCGGATTTGCATATAGGTAGTAAGTACTTCATGGAAGAAGAATTTACAGAGTTTGTATCTTGGTTATCAAGTCCAGATCCAATTGCTAGGAAAATTCGTTTTGTGTTAATTGGAGGAGATTTGGTGGATGGTGTTGGTATCTATCCAAATCAAGATAAAGAATTGGTATGTCAAACAATAGAAGAACAATTAAAAAAAGTCGAGGAACTTATTGATAGAGTTCCTAATTACATCAAAATATTCATTATGCCAGGAAATCATGATCCTGGACGAAGGGCATTACCACAACCAGCTATACCAAAAAAATACAATTCTGGGTTATGGGAAAGAGAGAATGTGTTTATGGTAGGTAATCCAGCCGTAGTCTCTTTGAATGGTGTTAAAGTAATGATGTTTCATGGTCAAAGTATAGACGATATTGTAAAAACCACGCCTGGGTTAAGTTATGACAAGCCAACAAATGTCATGAAACATCTACTAAGAGCTAGGCATCTTAGTCCGATTTATGGGAGTCAGACTCCAATAGCCCCCGAGATTGAAGATTTGATGGTTATTGATGAAATTCCAGATATCTTTCATGTTGGTCATGTTCATAGGGCTGAATTAGATATGTACAAAGGAATACTTTTGATAAATTCTGGTTCTTGGCAAAAACAAACTCCATTTCAGGCTAGTGTTGGTATGACACCTAATCCAGGAATTGCTCTTATGGTAAATTTGAAGACTTTCAAAGTTTATCATGAAAATTATAATTCTAATAAATTAAACAATATCTTGTAA